One Pleurocapsa sp. PCC 7327 DNA segment encodes these proteins:
- the nifS gene encoding cysteine desulfurase NifS produces MNDCIYLDNNATTRIDDEVITAMLPYLTTYYGNPSSMHTFGGQVGGAVKEAREQVASLLGAESSEIVFTSCGTEGNNAAIHAALSAQPDRKHIITTEVEHPAVLNLCKHLEKKGYTVTYLSVNEKGLLDLDELEASLTGGTALVSTMYANNETGALFPVEQIGQMVKEYGAIYHVDAVQAVGKIPLNMKDSTIDLLTLSGHKLHAPKGIGVLYVRRGTRFRPLLIGGHQERGRRAGTENVPGIVALGKAAELAKQHLANVDREKRLRDRLEQAILATIPDTVVNGHPTQRLPNTTNVGFKYIEGEAILLHLNQYGICASSGSACTSGSLEPSHVLRAMGLPYSVLHGSIRFSLSRYTTEAEIDRVLEVLPGIIEHLRALSPFSSDEADWLQEQEKAVLTK; encoded by the coding sequence ATGAACGACTGCATCTATCTTGACAATAACGCTACGACTCGTATCGACGACGAAGTAATTACGGCGATGCTGCCTTACCTAACTACCTATTACGGCAATCCCTCATCCATGCACACCTTCGGCGGACAAGTCGGAGGTGCCGTAAAAGAAGCACGAGAGCAAGTCGCCTCCTTACTGGGCGCAGAATCTTCGGAAATCGTTTTTACCAGTTGTGGCACGGAAGGAAATAACGCCGCGATTCACGCTGCTTTATCCGCGCAACCCGATAGAAAACATATTATTACAACTGAAGTCGAACATCCAGCCGTGCTAAATCTATGCAAGCACCTGGAAAAGAAAGGCTATACCGTTACTTATCTCTCAGTCAACGAGAAAGGATTGTTAGACTTAGATGAATTAGAAGCTTCGCTCACCGGAGGAACCGCCTTAGTTTCGACCATGTATGCAAACAACGAAACGGGCGCACTATTCCCAGTCGAGCAAATCGGGCAGATGGTGAAGGAATACGGTGCTATCTATCACGTCGATGCCGTGCAAGCAGTGGGCAAAATCCCTCTCAATATGAAGGATAGCACTATCGATCTGCTCACCCTTTCCGGTCACAAACTTCATGCACCAAAAGGTATCGGAGTGCTATACGTGCGCCGTGGTACGAGATTTCGTCCTCTGCTCATCGGCGGACACCAAGAAAGAGGTCGTCGTGCGGGAACAGAAAACGTCCCTGGTATCGTTGCACTCGGCAAAGCGGCAGAATTGGCAAAACAGCATTTAGCTAATGTAGATCGCGAAAAACGGTTGCGCGATCGCCTCGAACAAGCTATCCTTGCAACCATTCCCGATACTGTCGTCAACGGTCATCCCACTCAACGGTTGCCCAACACCACTAATGTTGGCTTCAAATATATCGAAGGCGAAGCAATCCTCTTGCATCTCAACCAGTACGGTATCTGTGCCTCTTCTGGTTCCGCTTGTACCTCCGGTTCTCTAGAACCCTCCCACGTCTTGCGAGCAATGGGACTTCCCTACTCAGTGTTGCACGGTTCAATTCGATTCAGCCTCTCTCGTTATACCACCGAAGCGGAAATCGATCGCGTTCTCGAAGTTCTTCCTGGCATTATCGAACACCTCCGCGCCCTCTCTCCCTTCTCCAGCGACGAAGCAGATTGGTTACAAGAACAAGAAAAAGCAGTACTTACTAAGTAA
- the cysE gene encoding serine O-acetyltransferase has protein sequence MLHPITLKTNQPWKVKASSTDCPRPLTLPPLQALRKDFQIIFERDPAARNWLEVLLCYPGLHALALHRFAHWLYRQSVPFLPRFLSHVGRFLTGIEIHPGATIGEGVFIDHGMGVVIGETAIIGDYCLIYQNATLGGTGKESGKRHPTLGNNVVVGTGAKVLGNINIGDRVRIGAGSIVLQNVPSDCTVVGVPGRIVSRTGHGCSLEHLEHGKLPDVEGKVIRMLLDRIEQMEQQIRNLQRERHYNDV, from the coding sequence ATGCTACATCCCATCACCCTAAAAACAAACCAACCTTGGAAGGTAAAGGCTTCCTCGACGGATTGCCCGCGTCCTCTGACCCTCCCTCCCTTGCAGGCGCTGAGGAAGGACTTTCAAATCATCTTCGAGCGAGATCCAGCCGCCCGAAATTGGTTGGAAGTATTGTTATGCTATCCTGGTTTACATGCTTTGGCGCTACATAGATTTGCTCATTGGCTCTATCGTCAAAGCGTTCCTTTTCTGCCCCGCTTTCTCTCGCACGTGGGACGATTTTTGACTGGTATTGAAATTCACCCCGGCGCAACCATTGGAGAAGGCGTATTTATCGACCACGGCATGGGAGTCGTCATTGGGGAAACGGCTATTATTGGAGACTATTGTTTAATTTATCAAAATGCCACGCTGGGGGGAACGGGAAAAGAGAGTGGCAAGCGCCATCCAACCTTGGGCAATAACGTCGTTGTCGGGACGGGTGCTAAAGTCTTAGGAAATATTAATATTGGCGATCGCGTTCGCATCGGTGCGGGGTCGATCGTCCTGCAAAACGTCCCAAGCGATTGTACGGTGGTGGGAGTTCCCGGTCGCATCGTTTCGCGCACGGGTCATGGTTGTTCCCTAGAACATTTAGAACATGGCAAATTACCCGATGTAGAAGGGAAAGTCATTCGGATGTTACTCGATCGCATCGAGCAAATGGAACAACAGATACGGAATTTACAAAGAGAGCGTCACTACAATGATGTATAA
- a CDS encoding (2Fe-2S) ferredoxin domain-containing protein, with translation MLPQTKFQFQVEGELIQFLDWSKGTPKYVRIAIGEERFPIKLSKSLRREIVDLNIVPGDRLKIIGDETLKPETGIHKLKATRIINLSRQSEPMPDNLEEISYSKKGKSKAKILVCHKSGCLKRGGKHLHEKIEQALSELGLQNHVEIERTGCQKRCKKAPNFILMPGEKETRCDRMDLDSILSFLEKHFCISCK, from the coding sequence ATGTTGCCACAAACGAAATTTCAATTTCAAGTCGAAGGGGAACTTATTCAATTTCTCGATTGGTCGAAAGGTACGCCCAAATATGTGCGCATTGCGATTGGCGAGGAGCGATTTCCTATTAAGCTATCTAAGTCATTACGACGGGAAATTGTAGATTTAAATATTGTTCCTGGCGATCGCCTTAAAATTATCGGCGATGAAACCTTAAAACCAGAGACAGGCATCCATAAACTCAAAGCTACTCGAATTATTAACCTCAGCCGCCAAAGCGAACCAATGCCAGACAATCTTGAAGAAATTAGCTATTCCAAAAAAGGTAAATCTAAAGCCAAAATTTTAGTGTGTCACAAGTCAGGCTGTCTCAAGCGAGGGGGCAAGCATTTACATGAAAAAATAGAACAAGCTTTGTCTGAGTTAGGATTGCAAAATCATGTCGAGATCGAACGAACTGGCTGTCAAAAACGCTGTAAAAAAGCGCCAAATTTTATTTTAATGCCAGGAGAAAAAGAAACTCGCTGCGATCGCATGGATCTTGATAGTATTCTTTCGTTTTTGGAGAAGCATTTCTGCATTTCTTGTAAGTAA
- a CDS encoding Asr1405/Asl0597 family protein: MYNPSSSQAFVWEVAKVSRSDRWLVYHRLHELNIPCWCPSDGSLLVEVNNCIDAILLRSTVQQLFAARPELVDWLERCWEAESVNSYQ, translated from the coding sequence ATGTATAACCCTTCAAGTTCTCAAGCATTCGTCTGGGAGGTGGCGAAAGTTTCTCGCAGCGATCGCTGGCTCGTCTATCACCGCCTCCACGAATTAAATATTCCTTGTTGGTGTCCCAGCGATGGGTCACTCTTAGTAGAAGTTAACAATTGCATCGATGCAATTCTGTTACGCAGTACCGTTCAACAGTTATTCGCTGCTCGTCCAGAATTAGTGGATTGGTTGGAACGGTGCTGGGAAGCTGAATCAGTTAACAGTTATCAGTGA
- a CDS encoding CBS domain-containing protein, translating to MLRASDIMSYDVATIRGSATIAEAVKLMKFKELRALIVDLRNSQDAYGIVTHSDIVSKVIAYGKDPQTIRVYEIMTKPCIVVNPDLGVEYVARLFANTGIRIAPVIQGGLLGIVSESDILFKGDFLENPKVPLLRRELEKAIEEAKAISAAKGATSQECIDAWALVEDLEAEAAYQEGTVIPDTTPFQAFCQEHPEILQVRHQVLETTT from the coding sequence ATGCTGAGGGCATCCGATATCATGAGTTATGATGTAGCCACCATTCGAGGTTCGGCGACAATAGCAGAAGCAGTAAAATTGATGAAGTTTAAAGAACTGCGGGCGCTAATTGTCGATCTTCGCAATAGTCAAGATGCTTATGGCATCGTTACTCACTCCGATATTGTCAGCAAAGTAATTGCTTATGGGAAAGATCCCCAAACAATTCGCGTCTACGAAATTATGACCAAGCCCTGTATTGTAGTTAACCCCGATCTGGGCGTGGAGTATGTAGCGCGACTGTTTGCCAATACGGGCATTCGCATTGCTCCCGTTATTCAGGGCGGGCTATTGGGCATAGTCTCAGAGAGCGACATTCTTTTTAAAGGCGATTTCTTGGAAAATCCTAAAGTCCCTCTATTGCGGCGAGAACTGGAAAAAGCCATCGAGGAAGCAAAAGCAATTAGTGCGGCAAAAGGCGCAACTTCTCAGGAATGCATTGATGCTTGGGCTTTGGTAGAAGACTTGGAAGCTGAGGCAGCTTATCAAGAAGGAACAGTCATTCCCGATACAACACCTTTCCAGGCGTTCTGTCAAGAACATCCAGAAATTTTGCAAGTGCGCCATCAGGTACTTGAAACGACAACCTAA
- a CDS encoding DUF2949 domain-containing protein, whose translation MESNSSLTEFHQFLHEELAIPKADLAMVTEKRQQSNDPLAMLLWQYGFISLEQLQRIFDWFDSQAALGVKHLLERAEGKKAKICPLIAAFH comes from the coding sequence ATGGAATCCAATTCTTCACTTACGGAATTTCATCAATTTTTGCATGAAGAACTTGCCATCCCCAAGGCAGACTTGGCGATGGTCACAGAAAAAAGGCAACAATCCAACGATCCCTTAGCCATGCTCCTCTGGCAGTATGGCTTTATTTCCCTAGAACAGCTACAGCGAATCTTTGATTGGTTCGACAGTCAAGCTGCATTAGGCGTAAAACATTTGCTTGAGAGAGCAGAAGGCAAAAAAGCCAAAATCTGTCCTCTCATAGCCGCCTTCCACTGA
- the nifT gene encoding putative nitrogen fixation protein NifT, with protein sequence MKVMLHKNPAGHLSVYVPKKDLEEEVVKETVMQEGILMTLANGWELLFSKLEEPLKLPITTEARKIA encoded by the coding sequence ATGAAAGTAATGTTGCACAAAAATCCTGCCGGACACTTGTCGGTTTACGTGCCTAAAAAAGATTTAGAAGAAGAAGTTGTCAAAGAAACTGTAATGCAAGAGGGCATACTGATGACCTTAGCAAATGGTTGGGAACTTCTGTTTTCTAAACTCGAAGAACCGTTAAAGTTACCAATAACGACTGAAGCAAGGAAAATCGCATAA
- a CDS encoding 4Fe-4S binding protein has translation MTYRITSECIECDRCQTQCPTDAIETLNGKLFINPNLCNDCVGSYGVPQCMAVCPTNNGCVPSIDTLIPSKQTQADYWESWFDIYDRAIVQLKARKQTKYWHRWFSLYSQEIASLANNYT, from the coding sequence ATGACTTACCGGATTACCAGTGAATGTATTGAATGCGATCGCTGCCAAACGCAATGTCCCACAGATGCAATTGAAACTCTCAACGGCAAACTGTTCATTAACCCTAACCTCTGTAACGATTGCGTTGGTTCTTACGGCGTTCCCCAGTGCATGGCAGTATGTCCCACCAATAATGGTTGCGTTCCCAGTATCGATACTTTAATCCCATCTAAACAAACACAAGCAGATTACTGGGAATCCTGGTTCGATATTTATGATAGGGCGATCGTCCAACTCAAAGCCAGAAAGCAAACCAAATATTGGCATCGCTGGTTCTCTCTCTACTCCCAGGAAATAGCATCTCTAGCAAATAATTACACCTAG
- the nifU gene encoding Fe-S cluster assembly protein NifU has protein sequence MWDYTDTVMDHFYNPRNKGAITEAQEGERIVTGEVGSIACGDALRLHLKVQEATEIIIDSRFQTFGCTSAIASSSALTELLKGKTLDEALNITNKEIADFLGGLPEEKMHCSVMGQEALEAAIANYRGIPLENHDDDEGALLCRCFGVTDSKIRRVIIENNLTTAEQVTHYVKAGGGCGSCLADIDDIIADVLEQKEKAVAVATKVVTDKLATTQSGKPLTNLQKIGLIQQVLESEIKPLLARDGGDVELFDVEGDRVLVVLQGACTSCSSSTETLKVAIEATLRDRVSPTLIVESV, from the coding sequence ATGTGGGACTATACAGACACAGTAATGGATCACTTCTACAATCCCCGTAATAAAGGTGCGATTACGGAGGCACAAGAAGGAGAAAGAATTGTTACAGGAGAAGTCGGCAGTATTGCTTGTGGAGATGCGCTAAGATTGCACCTCAAGGTACAAGAAGCTACTGAAATTATTATAGATTCTAGATTTCAAACCTTTGGCTGTACCTCTGCGATCGCGTCTTCTTCTGCCTTAACCGAATTGCTCAAAGGGAAAACTTTAGACGAAGCGCTTAACATAACCAATAAAGAAATTGCCGACTTTTTAGGCGGATTGCCCGAAGAAAAAATGCATTGTTCTGTTATGGGACAGGAAGCATTAGAAGCGGCTATTGCCAACTACAGAGGCATTCCCTTAGAAAACCATGACGATGATGAAGGAGCGTTACTCTGTCGCTGTTTCGGCGTTACCGATTCTAAGATTCGTCGCGTCATTATTGAAAATAATCTTACCACTGCCGAACAAGTTACGCACTATGTTAAAGCAGGCGGCGGATGCGGTTCTTGCTTGGCAGATATCGACGATATCATTGCAGACGTTCTCGAACAGAAAGAGAAAGCAGTGGCGGTGGCAACAAAAGTTGTTACAGATAAATTAGCCACTACCCAATCCGGCAAACCCCTGACCAATCTGCAAAAAATCGGGCTGATTCAGCAAGTTTTAGAAAGCGAAATCAAACCCCTCCTCGCTAGAGATGGCGGCGATGTCGAACTGTTCGATGTCGAAGGCGATCGCGTCCTTGTCGTTCTCCAGGGCGCTTGCACTAGCTGTTCTAGCTCCACGGAAACCCTCAAAGTTGCCATTGAAGCTACCCTGCGCGATCGCGTTTCGCCTACCTTAATCGTCGAATCCGTCTAA
- a CDS encoding diguanylate cyclase domain-containing protein, whose product MQTTVEAIVQSSPLTLSPSTSVTEAIAAMNEARTSCVLVVDNQKLVGILTERDVVKVISSGRSLEKLTLADLMTQTVISLKSSEIDNIFTVSELFNRYRIRHLPILDDRDRLMGIVTPQSIRNVLKPEYLLRYIQVAEVMARNVICGSPNDTVLQLTQQMALHRVSCIVIVNANSSIPVGIVTERDIIKLHASKRDFARLSAQTVMSAPLSTVQPQSSLWIVHQRMQELQVRRLVVTEPTGELAGIVTQTQLLKRIDPAQTYHVMEQMQQIIDRQTSELKQLNEKLRAANQELHRLATIDELTNVANRRYFNEYFAREWKRLARCISPLSLILCDVDRFKCYNDIYGHPAGDRCLVQVAQTLSQVIKRPTDLVARYGGEEFAIVLPDTNLTGAEHIAKAILTQVQQLQIPHVASSNGYITVSLGVATTIPTQNSLPDMLLEMADRVLYQSKQRGRNTYSLNV is encoded by the coding sequence ATGCAGACAACCGTTGAAGCAATCGTTCAGTCATCGCCATTGACCTTGTCACCTTCTACATCGGTGACAGAAGCGATCGCAGCGATGAATGAGGCACGGACGAGTTGCGTGTTAGTCGTCGATAATCAAAAACTCGTTGGGATTTTGACTGAACGAGATGTCGTCAAAGTCATTTCTTCTGGGAGGTCGCTAGAAAAACTTACCCTAGCCGATCTCATGACTCAAACAGTAATTAGCCTAAAATCTTCCGAAATTGACAACATTTTTACGGTATCGGAGCTATTTAATCGTTATCGAATTCGCCATCTGCCAATATTAGACGATCGCGATCGCTTAATGGGTATCGTAACTCCCCAGAGCATTCGCAACGTTTTGAAGCCAGAATATTTACTGCGCTACATACAGGTAGCTGAGGTAATGGCAAGGAATGTCATTTGCGGATCGCCTAACGACACAGTTTTGCAGCTAACCCAACAGATGGCATTGCATCGAGTCAGTTGTATCGTCATTGTCAATGCCAATAGCTCTATTCCAGTCGGAATCGTTACAGAACGAGACATTATTAAGCTTCACGCAAGCAAACGAGATTTCGCTCGCCTATCGGCACAAACCGTCATGAGCGCACCTTTATCTACCGTACAGCCTCAGAGTTCCCTTTGGATCGTACATCAACGAATGCAAGAATTACAAGTTCGTCGCTTGGTCGTTACCGAACCCACTGGCGAGTTAGCTGGGATTGTTACTCAAACGCAATTGCTCAAACGGATCGATCCAGCACAGACGTATCATGTGATGGAACAGATGCAGCAAATCATCGATCGCCAAACTAGCGAATTAAAGCAGCTTAACGAGAAGTTGCGAGCAGCTAATCAAGAACTCCATCGATTGGCAACTATCGATGAACTGACTAATGTAGCCAATCGTCGCTATTTCAACGAGTATTTTGCTCGTGAATGGAAGCGATTGGCACGCTGCATCAGTCCATTGTCGCTGATTTTGTGCGACGTCGATCGCTTCAAATGTTACAACGATATCTACGGTCATCCAGCGGGAGATCGATGCTTGGTGCAAGTCGCGCAGACTCTCTCTCAAGTTATCAAACGTCCTACCGATCTAGTTGCTCGCTATGGTGGAGAAGAGTTTGCGATCGTTTTGCCCGATACCAATCTTACTGGAGCCGAGCATATAGCAAAAGCTATTCTTACGCAAGTCCAGCAGCTTCAGATTCCCCATGTTGCTAGCAGCAATGGCTATATTACCGTTAGTTTAGGAGTTGCTACCACTATTCCCACACAAAACAGTTTGCCAGACATGTTATTGGAGATGGCAGATCGAGTTCTCTATCAGTCTAAACAACGAGGTCGAAACACTTACAGCCTTAACGTTTGA
- a CDS encoding Dps family protein has protein sequence MTNTTFRPFGEVSDNPIGLGREITTPVCEGLNIALASFQALYLQYQKHHFVVEGSEFYQLHQFFQDSYGAVADHVHDIGERLNGLGGTPVASFGKLAELCCFTQEEDGIFRARQMLEHDLAAEQAVINLIRRQANQAESVGDRATRYLYEQILLATEDRAFHLEHFLAEDSLTVSFVKLAR, from the coding sequence ATGACAAATACAACGTTTCGTCCCTTTGGAGAAGTATCGGACAATCCCATTGGCTTAGGAAGGGAAATAACGACTCCCGTTTGCGAAGGCTTAAATATTGCTCTAGCAAGCTTCCAAGCCCTTTATCTCCAATACCAAAAACATCATTTTGTCGTTGAGGGGTCTGAATTTTATCAATTACATCAGTTTTTCCAAGACAGCTATGGGGCAGTTGCAGACCACGTTCACGATATTGGAGAACGCTTGAATGGTTTGGGCGGTACGCCAGTCGCCAGCTTTGGCAAACTTGCCGAATTGTGCTGTTTTACCCAAGAAGAAGATGGTATTTTTAGGGCGCGTCAGATGCTAGAACACGATCTAGCAGCCGAACAAGCCGTCATTAACTTAATTCGCCGTCAAGCCAATCAAGCCGAAAGCGTGGGCGATCGCGCTACTCGCTATCTCTACGAACAAATCCTGCTCGCAACCGAAGACAGAGCTTTCCATCTCGAACACTTCCTCGCAGAAGATAGCTTGACTGTAAGCTTTGTCAAACTTGCTAGATAG
- the nifB gene encoding nitrogenase cofactor biosynthesis protein NifB, with product MTGTLIGTQTTSKLPIAPSTEKKSAGGCGCSSKTPQEVKDQKILDRISKHPCYSEEAHHHYARMHVAVAPACNIQCNYCNRKYDCANESRPGVVSELLTPEEAAHKVLVIAGKIPQMTVLGIAGPGDPLANPEKTFRTFELIAQKAPDIKLCLSTNGLMLPDYVDRIKQLNIDHVTITINMVDPKVGEKIYPWIRYKRKRYKGLEAAKILHERQMEGLQALQEADILCKVNSVMIPGINDEHLVEVDEVIRSKGAFLHNIMPLISAPEHGTYFGLTGQRGPTPKELKALQDNCSGNMKMMRHCRQCRADAVGLLGEDRSQEFTKDKFMEMAPEYDFDKRQEVHAGIEQSKAEQKAEKERKAALRKANDAPLPKILVAVATKGGGVVNQHFGHAKEFQIFEIDGTEAKFVGHRKVDLYCQGGYGEEATLDNIIKAIADCKGVLASKIGSCPQDELRKAGVEPFEGYDTITKVAFDFYEQYLQKQKELAAV from the coding sequence ATGACTGGTACACTAATCGGCACTCAAACGACTTCCAAACTGCCAATTGCTCCTTCAACTGAGAAAAAATCTGCTGGCGGTTGCGGTTGCAGTTCAAAAACCCCCCAGGAAGTCAAAGACCAGAAAATTTTAGACAGAATTTCTAAGCACCCTTGTTATAGCGAAGAAGCACACCATCATTATGCACGGATGCACGTTGCCGTAGCACCCGCATGCAATATTCAGTGCAACTATTGTAACCGCAAGTATGATTGCGCCAATGAAAGTCGTCCTGGCGTTGTTAGCGAATTGCTAACCCCAGAAGAAGCGGCACATAAAGTATTAGTTATCGCTGGTAAAATTCCACAAATGACGGTGCTAGGTATTGCTGGACCCGGCGATCCTCTAGCTAACCCCGAAAAAACCTTTCGTACCTTTGAGTTAATTGCACAAAAAGCTCCCGATATTAAATTATGCTTGTCCACCAATGGGTTAATGCTACCCGATTACGTCGATCGCATCAAACAACTCAATATCGATCACGTCACCATTACGATTAATATGGTTGACCCAAAAGTAGGAGAAAAAATTTACCCTTGGATTCGCTACAAGCGCAAACGCTACAAAGGATTAGAAGCAGCCAAAATCCTTCACGAACGTCAAATGGAAGGATTGCAGGCACTCCAGGAAGCCGATATACTCTGCAAAGTTAACTCCGTCATGATTCCAGGGATCAACGACGAACACTTAGTAGAAGTTGATGAAGTTATCAGATCCAAGGGTGCATTCCTGCACAATATTATGCCCCTGATTTCGGCTCCCGAACACGGCACTTATTTCGGACTAACCGGACAGCGCGGTCCCACGCCCAAAGAACTGAAAGCCTTGCAAGACAATTGTTCTGGCAACATGAAAATGATGCGCCACTGCCGCCAATGTCGTGCAGACGCAGTGGGACTTCTCGGTGAAGATCGATCGCAAGAATTCACCAAAGATAAATTCATGGAAATGGCTCCAGAATACGATTTCGATAAGCGCCAAGAAGTTCATGCAGGCATCGAGCAATCCAAAGCAGAGCAAAAAGCAGAAAAAGAAAGAAAAGCAGCGCTCAGAAAAGCAAACGACGCACCTTTACCCAAAATTCTCGTTGCAGTTGCAACCAAAGGCGGCGGCGTAGTCAATCAACACTTCGGTCATGCCAAAGAATTCCAAATCTTTGAAATCGATGGCACAGAAGCGAAATTTGTCGGACACCGCAAGGTAGATCTTTACTGCCAGGGTGGTTATGGCGAAGAAGCAACTTTAGACAACATTATCAAAGCGATCGCAGATTGCAAAGGCGTACTCGCCTCCAAGATTGGCAGTTGTCCGCAAGACGAACTGCGTAAAGCAGGAGTCGAACCCTTTGAAGGATATGACACCATTACTAAGGTTGCCTTTGACTTCTACGAACAATATCTGCAAAAGCAGAAAGAGTTAGCAGCAGTATAG
- a CDS encoding nitrogen fixation protein NifZ, producing MGLYNPGEIELDDPPAFNMEQKVRVRKLIRNDGTFPGRDIGEVLAKKGDEGYVVSIGTYLQSYYIYAVHFIDRDVVVGCRTKELEAVD from the coding sequence ATGGGATTGTATAACCCAGGAGAAATCGAATTAGACGATCCCCCAGCTTTCAACATGGAACAGAAAGTTAGGGTTCGCAAGCTAATTCGCAATGACGGAACGTTTCCCGGTAGAGACATTGGTGAAGTCCTCGCCAAAAAAGGAGATGAAGGCTACGTCGTCAGCATCGGTACTTATTTGCAAAGCTATTACATCTATGCGGTGCATTTTATCGATCGCGATGTAGTCGTCGGTTGCCGCACAAAGGAATTGGAAGCCGTTGATTAA
- the nifV gene encoding homocitrate synthase — translation MNSIQINDTTLRDGEQAAGIAFTLEEKVALATLLDAIGISELEVGIPAMGGSEATAISAIVEMGLNARLIGWNRAVRSDVKASIACGLQRVHISVPVSEIQIAAKFGGNRELIFNRLREAIFYACDRGLWISVGGEDSSRADETFLLDVALSAQEWGASRFRFCDTVGILDPVTTFEKVSQLTKWLSIPIEMHTHDDLGLATANALAGLRAGATSVNTTVNGLGERAGNAALEEIVMALKRIYGVDLGIKTERLRELSQFVVAASGCPVSPWKAIVGENAFAHESGIHAHGVLQNPATYEPFSPDEVGWKRRLVVGKHSGRHLVLTLLKEHGITLTREEAQSVIDAVRHMSVNLKRSLTVEELLDIVPKRSIANGIV, via the coding sequence ATGAATTCGATTCAAATTAATGACACGACGCTACGGGATGGGGAACAAGCCGCAGGAATTGCCTTTACCCTAGAAGAAAAAGTTGCCCTAGCTACGCTGCTCGATGCGATCGGCATCTCTGAACTCGAAGTCGGCATTCCGGCAATGGGCGGTTCTGAAGCTACGGCAATCTCCGCTATTGTAGAAATGGGGCTGAACGCTCGATTAATTGGCTGGAATCGAGCTGTTCGCTCCGATGTTAAAGCTTCTATTGCCTGTGGTTTGCAACGGGTACATATCTCCGTTCCTGTCTCAGAAATTCAGATTGCAGCTAAATTTGGTGGCAATCGCGAACTGATTTTCAATCGCCTGCGAGAGGCAATTTTCTATGCTTGCGATCGCGGTTTGTGGATATCCGTTGGCGGAGAAGACTCTTCTCGTGCAGACGAAACTTTCCTTCTCGATGTAGCACTCTCTGCTCAAGAGTGGGGCGCTTCTCGGTTTCGCTTTTGCGATACGGTAGGCATTCTCGATCCCGTGACTACCTTTGAAAAAGTCAGCCAACTGACCAAATGGCTGTCAATTCCCATTGAAATGCACACCCACGACGATCTCGGACTCGCCACTGCCAACGCCCTAGCGGGGCTGCGTGCGGGAGCGACATCCGTCAATACAACTGTCAACGGATTGGGCGAAAGAGCGGGAAATGCTGCCCTAGAAGAAATCGTCATGGCACTCAAACGCATCTATGGCGTTGACTTGGGCATCAAAACCGAGCGATTGCGAGAATTATCTCAATTCGTCGTCGCCGCGTCCGGTTGTCCCGTTTCTCCCTGGAAAGCGATCGTCGGTGAAAATGCTTTTGCTCACGAGTCCGGCATTCATGCCCACGGCGTTTTGCAAAATCCCGCCACTTATGAACCTTTTTCACCAGATGAAGTTGGTTGGAAACGCCGCTTAGTCGTCGGCAAGCATTCGGGAAGACATCTAGTATTGACGCTTCTTAAAGAGCATGGCATCACCTTAACCAGAGAAGAAGCGCAATCCGTTATTGATGCCGTCAGACATATGTCAGTCAATCTCAAACGCAGTTTAACCGTAGAAGAATTGCTCGATATCGTCCCGAAAAGGAGTATAGCCAATGGGATTGTATAA